From Streptomyces asiaticus, one genomic window encodes:
- a CDS encoding PPOX class F420-dependent oxidoreductase, producing the protein MTEGSLLDLLREQRTGALVTLKRDGRPQLSNVAFTYDPATRLIRISVTDDRAKTRNLRRDPRASFYVTSGDHYSYLVAEGDAELTPVAADPHDATADELVEVYRAIQGEHPDWEEFRAAMVAERRLVVRLRAERGYGWGSRTGPLSGELGQDG; encoded by the coding sequence ATGACGGAGGGATCCCTGCTCGATCTGCTACGGGAGCAGCGCACCGGCGCGCTCGTCACCCTCAAGCGGGACGGACGGCCGCAGCTGTCCAATGTCGCCTTCACCTATGACCCCGCGACGCGCCTCATCCGGATCTCCGTCACCGACGACCGCGCCAAGACCCGCAATCTGCGCCGCGATCCGCGCGCGAGCTTCTACGTCACCAGCGGGGACCACTACTCCTATCTGGTGGCCGAGGGCGATGCCGAGCTGACACCGGTCGCCGCCGATCCCCATGACGCCACCGCCGATGAGCTGGTGGAGGTCTACCGCGCGATCCAGGGCGAGCATCCGGACTGGGAGGAGTTCCGCGCGGCGATGGTGGCCGAGCGGCGGCTGGTGGTGCGGTTGCGCGCGGAGCGCGGCTACGGCTGGGGAAGCCGGACCGGACCCCTGAGCGGAGAGCTGGGCCAGGACGGCTAG